In Nocardia asteroides, a single genomic region encodes these proteins:
- a CDS encoding FHA domain-containing protein, which translates to MRSLAGTAQVEVVPGRHVVAVADGAVAVVAHRMETPVTAISRAWRHTGAVLELIAAATADDPENPGRAFARLATTWLMGLPGAESVEFGVLTPVGAGVAVFLHGGVRAVLDAERRTEILRGRDAGFTVDRLVTPAPAVGIGLYVDEPEREVENLPVRGVFGLSAGTVPGAAAVLWTDGDGHGPALLRPTTEPRLRTGVVLDKANAPTERPDPRRTTAPRPLIPADLEDTVVPSAAEAVRNPAPPAPTADRIGGVVVQGFPCPRRHLNDPRVSYCAVCGLSMDHPGRSLTDGLRPPLGILLLDDGRTLVLDGDLVLGREPEHHEAVAARGARPIRIADPSGGMSRAHAEIRLIAWDVTVVDGGSTNGTHLRAAGHHEWTRAVPGHPMTLAPGTQLLLGGRVCTFDSPHQS; encoded by the coding sequence ATGCGGAGCCTCGCGGGAACCGCCCAGGTGGAGGTCGTGCCGGGGCGGCACGTGGTGGCCGTCGCGGACGGCGCCGTCGCGGTGGTCGCGCACCGCATGGAGACCCCGGTGACCGCGATCTCGCGAGCCTGGCGGCACACCGGAGCGGTACTCGAGCTGATCGCCGCCGCCACCGCCGACGACCCGGAGAACCCCGGCCGCGCCTTCGCCCGGCTCGCCACCACCTGGCTCATGGGGCTCCCCGGCGCCGAGAGCGTCGAGTTCGGGGTGCTCACCCCGGTCGGCGCCGGGGTGGCGGTGTTCCTGCACGGCGGGGTGCGCGCGGTGCTCGACGCCGAGCGGCGCACCGAGATCCTGCGCGGCCGCGACGCCGGGTTCACCGTCGACCGGCTGGTCACCCCGGCGCCCGCGGTCGGCATCGGGCTCTACGTCGACGAGCCGGAGCGGGAGGTCGAGAACCTGCCGGTGCGCGGGGTGTTCGGGCTGAGCGCAGGCACCGTCCCCGGCGCCGCCGCGGTGCTCTGGACCGACGGCGACGGGCACGGCCCCGCCCTGCTCCGGCCGACGACCGAACCCCGGCTCCGCACCGGCGTCGTGCTGGACAAGGCCAATGCCCCGACCGAGCGCCCCGACCCCCGCCGCACCACCGCCCCGCGCCCCCTGATCCCCGCCGACCTCGAGGACACCGTCGTCCCGAGCGCCGCCGAGGCGGTCCGCAACCCGGCCCCGCCCGCGCCGACCGCCGACCGCATCGGCGGCGTCGTCGTGCAGGGCTTTCCGTGCCCGCGCAGGCACCTCAACGACCCGCGGGTCTCCTACTGCGCGGTCTGCGGCCTCTCCATGGACCACCCCGGCCGCAGCCTCACCGACGGCCTGCGCCCCCCGCTCGGCATCCTGCTCCTCGACGACGGCCGGACCCTGGTCCTCGACGGCGACCTGGTCCTCGGCCGCGAACCCGAACACCACGAGGCCGTCGCCGCGCGCGGCGCCAGGCCCATCCGGATCGCCGACCCCTCCGGCGGCATGTCGCGCGCGCACGCCGAGATCCGGCTCATCGCCTGGGACGTCACCGTGGTCGACGGCGGCTCCACCAACGGCACCCACCTGCGCGCCGCAGGCCACCACGAATGGACCCGCGCCGTCCCCGGCCACCCCATGACGCTCGCGCCCGGCACCCAGCTGCTGCTCGGCGGCCGGGTCTGCACCTTCGACTCCCCGCACCAGTCCTGA
- a CDS encoding thiolase family protein, with the protein MTSAVIVDIVRTPSGKGKAGGGLADVHPATLLAGVLATLLERTGIDPALIDDVIGGCVTQAGEQAFNITRTAALAAGLPESVPATTVDRQCGSSQQAAHFAAQGVIAGAYDIAIACGVESMSRAPMFSNAQGKDANGAPLAHRYPEGLIQQGTAAEILAARWKLDRDTLDAFAARSHRLAAETAAAGGFDNEIVAAGTLTADETIRPGTTAEKLAGLRPAFADDEHKARFPEIEWSITPGNSSPLTDGASAALIMSEEKASALGLRPRARFHSFAVTGDDPLLMLTAVIPATRKVLGRAGLGIDDIDAYEVNEAFAPVPLVWQHDLAADPAKLNPRGGAIALGHPLGASGTRILATLVNHLEQTGGRYGLQTMCEAGGLANATVIERL; encoded by the coding sequence ATGACGTCCGCAGTCATCGTCGACATTGTCCGCACCCCGTCCGGCAAGGGGAAAGCCGGAGGCGGGCTGGCCGACGTGCACCCGGCCACGCTGCTGGCGGGCGTGCTCGCCACGCTGCTCGAGCGGACCGGCATCGACCCGGCGCTGATCGACGATGTGATCGGCGGTTGCGTCACCCAGGCGGGCGAGCAGGCGTTCAACATCACCCGCACCGCCGCGCTCGCCGCCGGGCTGCCCGAATCGGTGCCCGCCACCACGGTCGACCGGCAGTGCGGCTCCAGCCAGCAGGCCGCGCACTTCGCCGCGCAGGGCGTCATCGCCGGCGCCTACGACATCGCCATCGCCTGCGGCGTCGAGTCCATGAGCCGCGCGCCGATGTTCTCCAACGCGCAGGGCAAGGACGCCAACGGCGCCCCGCTCGCGCACCGCTACCCCGAGGGGCTGATCCAGCAGGGCACCGCCGCCGAGATCCTGGCCGCGCGCTGGAAGCTGGACCGCGACACCCTCGACGCCTTCGCCGCCCGCTCGCACCGCCTCGCCGCCGAGACCGCCGCCGCCGGTGGCTTCGACAACGAAATCGTCGCCGCGGGCACGCTCACCGCCGACGAGACCATCCGCCCCGGCACCACCGCCGAGAAGCTGGCCGGGCTCCGCCCCGCGTTCGCCGACGACGAGCACAAGGCGCGCTTCCCCGAGATCGAGTGGTCGATCACCCCGGGCAACTCCTCCCCGCTCACCGACGGCGCCTCGGCCGCGCTCATCATGAGCGAGGAGAAGGCGAGCGCGCTCGGCCTGCGCCCGCGCGCCCGCTTCCACTCCTTCGCCGTCACCGGCGACGACCCGCTGCTCATGCTCACCGCCGTCATCCCGGCCACCCGCAAGGTGCTCGGCCGCGCCGGGCTCGGCATCGACGACATCGACGCCTACGAGGTGAACGAGGCGTTCGCCCCGGTCCCGCTGGTGTGGCAGCACGACCTCGCCGCCGACCCGGCCAAGCTGAACCCGCGCGGCGGTGCCATCGCCCTCGGCCACCCGCTCGGCGCCTCCGGCACCCGCATCCTGGCCACCCTGGTGAACCACCTGGAGCAGACCGGCGGCCGCTACGGCCTGCAGACCATGTGCGAGGCGGGCGGGCTGGCCAACGCCACCGTCATCGAGCGGCTCTAG